The Burkholderia mayonis DNA window CGGCCGCGCTCGAGCGGATCGCGCCGGGACTCACGCCGGAGATGGTCGCGGCGGTGTCGAAGCTGATGCGCAACCAGGATCTGATCGCGGCCGCGAGAAAGCGCCGCGTCGTCACGCGCTTCCGGAACACGGTCGGGCTGCCGGGACGGATGTCGGTGCGGCTGCAGCCGAACCATCCGACCGACGACGTGAAAGGGATCGCCGCCTCGATGCTCGACGGCCTGATGTACGGCTGCGGCGACGCGATGATCGGCATCAATCCGGCGACCGACAGCCTCGCCGCGATCACGAAGCTGCTCGCGATGATCGACGCGTTCCGCGAGCGCTACCGCGTGCCGACGCAGTCGTGCGTGCTCACGCACGTGACGAACACGATCGCGGCGATCGAGAAGGGCGCGCCCGTCGATCTCGTGTTCCAGTCGATCGCGGGTACCGAGAAGGCGAACGCGAGCTTCGGCATTTCGCTGTCGCTGCTCGCCGAAGCGCGCGAGGCGGCGCTGGCGCTCGAGCGCGGCACGGTCGGCAACAACCTGATGTACTTCGAGACGGGTCAGGGCAGCGCGCTGTCGGCGAACGCGCATCACGGCGTCGATCAGCAGACCTGCGAGGTGCGCGCCTACGCGGTCGCGCGCGCGTACGAGCCGTTTCTCGTCAATACGGTGGTCGGTTTCATCGGCCCCGAATATCTGTACGACGGCAAGCAGATCATTCGCGCGGGGCTCGAGGATCACTTCTGCGGCAAGCTGCTCGGCGTGCCGATGGGCTGCGACATCTGCTACACGAACCATGCGGAAGCCGACCAGGACGACATGGACAACCTGCTGACGCTGCTCGGCGCCGCGGGCATCAACTTCATCATGGGCATTCCGGGCGCGGACGACGTGATGCTCAACTACCAGAGCACGTCGTTTCACGATCAGCTCTACGTGCGCGAGGTGCTCGGCCTGCGCCGCGCGCCCGAGTTCGAGGAATGGCTGGAGGCGATGGAGATCGCGGATGCGCACGGCGCGCTGCGCGCCGCGTCGGCGCGCGTGCCGCTCCTCGCCGGCGCGAACGACTGGATGGGGCTTTCCGCATGAGCGACGCGGTCGAAAAGAACCCGTGGGGGCAGCTCAAGACGTTCACGAACGCGCGGATCGCGCTCGGACGCGCGGGCAACAGCTTGCCGACCGCGCCGCTGCTTGCGTTCAACCTGTCGCACGCGCAGGCGCGCGATGCCGTCCACCAGCCGCTCGACGCCGACGCGCTGCGGCGCGAGATCGAA harbors:
- a CDS encoding ethanolamine ammonia-lyase subunit EutB, whose amino-acid sequence is MRYTETIGSRTYRFADLKTLLAKASPLRSGDQLAGVAAATEEERVAAKMALASVPLAAFLNEAVIPYEDDEVTRLVVDTHSRDAFAEISHLTVGDFRNWLLSSAADSAALERIAPGLTPEMVAAVSKLMRNQDLIAAARKRRVVTRFRNTVGLPGRMSVRLQPNHPTDDVKGIAASMLDGLMYGCGDAMIGINPATDSLAAITKLLAMIDAFRERYRVPTQSCVLTHVTNTIAAIEKGAPVDLVFQSIAGTEKANASFGISLSLLAEAREAALALERGTVGNNLMYFETGQGSALSANAHHGVDQQTCEVRAYAVARAYEPFLVNTVVGFIGPEYLYDGKQIIRAGLEDHFCGKLLGVPMGCDICYTNHAEADQDDMDNLLTLLGAAGINFIMGIPGADDVMLNYQSTSFHDQLYVREVLGLRRAPEFEEWLEAMEIADAHGALRAASARVPLLAGANDWMGLSA